The following proteins come from a genomic window of Flavobacteriales bacterium:
- a CDS encoding TonB-dependent receptor, whose protein sequence is MLRLFIPCWIAFAPLGLNAQLQIAGTVLGEGDAPLAGANVVLGGDLAFGGATDTQGHFTIRGLRPGDLRLRVSMVGYQRIDTVIVAMEGMPDLLIRLSPDVIAMRAAEVTALRASERSPFARTTLDREQIDRINTGVDLPYLLEQQPGVVSTSDGGTGIGYTYMRIRGTDATRTNITVNGVPFNDPESQGAFLVNMPDLATSAEDIEVQRGVGASTNGPAAFGASVNIRTTAVKRAPWGLLSASGGSFGTQRYSASAGTGLINGRFSLDARLSSIATDGYVDRASADLKSYFLQGAWIGAKRSLRFVHFRGKEVTYQAWGGVPREVIDTNRTFNPYTYENEVDHYDQAHHQLLFDQRLGANATMNLTLFRVDGTGYFEQFREADELVNYGIAPAIINGDTVSTSDLIRRRWLDNTLMGANLSADLKLGAHRLLLGGSYSDYQGQHFGELIWARYAGTTSIGDRYYDNEASKTDANAFAKLTYAVRNGIDLFGDVQMRHVTHRLEMLNDDFTPADQTISFTFFNPKAGVLWRVHDGGRAYASIAVGQREPNREDLLETTPASRPKSERLIDYELGYDRRSGRLSAGINLYYMDYTDQLVLTGELNDVGAALRTNVPRSYRAGVELMGAVQVGRRITWRANATLSRNRITAFTEYIDDWDNGGQQAFTYEEGTLAFSPAVIAGSEMALRIWNSVERGNADLTFVTKYVGEQYLDNSASADRRLDAFVVNDLRANVTLLAKGTRGIDFNLTVRNLFSELYESNGWVYSYQADGRRQEFVGLYPQAPVNVLGGFTIRF, encoded by the coding sequence ATGCTTCGACTCTTCATTCCATGCTGGATTGCTTTCGCGCCGCTCGGCCTGAACGCTCAGTTGCAGATTGCGGGTACCGTGCTCGGCGAAGGCGATGCGCCCTTGGCGGGCGCCAACGTGGTGCTCGGCGGTGACCTCGCCTTCGGTGGCGCCACGGATACGCAGGGTCATTTCACGATAAGAGGCCTTCGTCCCGGAGACCTGCGCCTGCGCGTGAGCATGGTGGGCTACCAGCGCATCGACACCGTGATTGTCGCGATGGAAGGGATGCCTGATCTGCTGATCCGCTTAAGCCCCGATGTCATCGCCATGCGTGCGGCCGAGGTCACCGCCCTGCGTGCCAGCGAGCGCTCGCCCTTTGCGCGCACCACGCTCGACCGCGAGCAGATCGACCGCATCAACACCGGCGTGGACCTGCCCTACTTGCTGGAGCAGCAGCCCGGCGTGGTGTCCACCAGCGATGGCGGCACCGGCATCGGTTACACCTACATGCGCATCCGCGGCACCGACGCCACGCGCACCAACATCACCGTGAACGGTGTGCCCTTCAACGACCCTGAGAGCCAGGGCGCCTTCTTGGTGAACATGCCCGACCTGGCCACCAGCGCGGAGGACATCGAGGTGCAGCGCGGCGTTGGCGCCAGCACCAATGGACCTGCTGCCTTCGGCGCGAGCGTGAACATCCGGACCACGGCGGTGAAGCGCGCGCCGTGGGGACTGCTCAGCGCCAGCGGCGGCTCCTTCGGCACGCAGCGCTATTCCGCCAGCGCGGGCACGGGCCTCATCAATGGCCGCTTCAGCCTCGATGCACGATTGTCGTCCATCGCCACCGACGGATATGTCGATCGCGCTTCGGCCGATCTGAAGAGCTACTTCCTGCAAGGCGCTTGGATCGGCGCGAAGCGCTCGCTGCGTTTCGTCCACTTCCGGGGGAAGGAGGTCACCTACCAGGCCTGGGGCGGCGTGCCGCGCGAGGTGATCGACACCAACCGCACCTTCAATCCCTACACCTACGAGAACGAGGTGGACCACTATGACCAGGCGCACCATCAATTGCTCTTCGATCAGCGGCTCGGCGCGAACGCGACGATGAACCTCACGCTCTTCCGCGTGGATGGCACTGGTTACTTCGAGCAGTTCCGCGAAGCGGATGAGCTGGTGAACTATGGCATCGCGCCAGCGATCATCAATGGCGATACGGTTTCCACCAGCGACCTCATCCGCAGGCGCTGGCTCGACAACACGCTCATGGGCGCTAACCTCAGCGCTGACCTGAAGCTCGGCGCGCACCGCCTCTTGCTCGGCGGCAGCTACAGCGACTACCAGGGGCAGCACTTCGGCGAGCTCATCTGGGCCCGCTACGCCGGCACCACCAGCATCGGCGACCGGTATTATGACAACGAAGCGAGCAAGACTGACGCAAACGCATTCGCCAAGCTCACCTACGCAGTGCGCAACGGGATCGACCTGTTCGGCGATGTGCAGATGCGCCACGTGACGCACCGGTTGGAGATGCTTAATGACGACTTCACGCCAGCCGATCAGACCATCAGCTTCACCTTCTTCAATCCCAAGGCCGGCGTCCTTTGGCGCGTGCATGATGGCGGACGTGCATATGCATCCATCGCAGTGGGCCAGCGCGAGCCCAACCGGGAGGACCTTCTGGAGACCACACCTGCGAGTCGGCCGAAGAGCGAGCGCCTGATCGACTACGAACTGGGCTACGACCGGCGCTCCGGACGGCTTAGTGCGGGCATCAACCTCTACTATATGGACTACACCGACCAGCTCGTGCTCACCGGCGAGTTGAACGATGTGGGCGCCGCCCTGCGCACCAATGTGCCGCGCAGCTACCGCGCCGGTGTGGAGCTGATGGGCGCCGTGCAAGTGGGACGGCGCATCACCTGGCGCGCAAACGCCACATTGAGCCGCAACCGTATCACCGCCTTCACCGAGTATATCGATGATTGGGACAACGGCGGGCAGCAGGCCTTCACCTACGAGGAGGGCACGCTCGCCTTCTCACCGGCCGTGATTGCCGGGAGCGAAATGGCCCTGCGCATATGGAACAGCGTGGAGCGCGGCAACGCCGACCTCACCTTCGTCACCAAATACGTGGGGGAACAGTACCTGGACAACAGCGCCAGCGCGGACCGACGCCTCGACGCCTTCGTCGTGAACGACCTGCGGGCCAACGTGACGCTGCTGGCAAAGGGCACGCGCGGCATCGATTTCAACCTCACC